In a single window of the Dreissena polymorpha isolate Duluth1 chromosome 3, UMN_Dpol_1.0, whole genome shotgun sequence genome:
- the LOC127873778 gene encoding uncharacterized protein LOC127873778, translating to MLGEFLLSQLRALRENNILCDLDLIANDRTIVTMHQIVFTAMNKRHFELAVDNASTGVFDVQTKKRMILSCLDADELRLMVGFMYGQRISTPQRYKVLKTALEKVNMSYLLDPIGGSVHARLSKPTTTEAMYVEPQYDFLPASNIQFLVMREMDRGKIDPTYDNARTVEDSPKIMTASASNEGHNKYSEQPCIGENHSVEKSVKNKSGRTNECPEDNTMGTLDNTKLAKRTETFNRCARNEDLSSNTCEKPNVDNTKLDEGTQLKIRNSSEEFEQVEDTCLDEYCDSVSDEQLSINISHDHSGDKLISAKIAGNELSRNTCNNSYDNVDFVDNPSDEAKCLTSTENDVSKNQDQTGTSYQHLLHKSKHMLANNNGPSVVNKIAGTENHASDNGHKTDHWSPIIRVSEHKTSETVQEQVCVKIEPEHSKESKVGEENFGNVEDHEKDEGESMKNKDPSVDITCERDCNSAFTSNITSSAVYESPSVTILTIKEECNYISNERNSENRVKHLDANTVHSEPEVSVTNNAVNESNAEPNTKCAVHNRKPLFRKRSSHEAEIDDRRTIAMYYKECEDNAGILCKQQNKEVINSETSDRVPVSISVLSNSQSPMKVFPNQPIKQEKVDITHSSDAYGDKTTEVLPKCLEESFANQDCLPSTYFASSSLDITAKSTTAIPNPDIIVVPPSIVRKYISPFKKCKSDASCAKRRRFCIRNKNTDLSCIRNSTSVVANPNVVSPSVVANPNFVSPSVVANPNVISPCSSTKVVIKNVDDSYSVVKVNVYDDLKKQNITQGKSCELVLQRVGNITCNIPLPIKESQTKMPEKFGSVGSLETVTSSMHVDNKMSPTIVSTQYGNQSPVLSTLLSTGFEQFLPVAAAVLSTGKNQGLPVVRSTLSGGFGNSLSGVPTILSSGFGHQSQFVPTMLSTGFKKQLSDGPTFSSTGFAHQFVPSILPAVSGNQLPVAHATCTVLSTLSGKQLPELSTCLSTASTCSSQLSVVSSSMSIQNAIQKPVVSPVFTFSTCSKPLSVLCPMLPSTRSVSIPPSVSTLKSDMSGPQTTTVSVGIFTTSGNCLTTALNYNNTSCSKPQSSAQKYIKPHLSLGSLPFLNPATSAPVPVHITPITNKLHKNKSKKFSSPTSVDIVRYRVELLTHLMGQSQPKQQPSLLTVPSGMKPSVTGTSTDSEGAHFIGQGPFQTLVWKNKGREKSNSWMCDKIEPINSLSIGQHSDDEDEPLINVKKKLRVLSGSHVNSIKPSTKLDGMPCEDSSPSEENHMTSHLSILHGQTGVIVNVNIARDETQKGSEGLQNIHMKDNTGNEEEKKADETAKTKSSEQDMKVLAKLVPSKRTCVGTKRKLKEASVTSECDSNYSSSDTDEDGKNNVSNIAISKSDSSDTFRAVKTSHGENSICLDKDIPSLATKTPVLTEILKRRFFPSVSTTVDKIMHSETEQASLYSSVKSTSTSRKRSCNSETMSQNMYEIRDSFISDVIEIGDDSDSSPSAGAKDTQARPTYVDRKCLQEEIRVMNVSIAKLTMQGILDKKARELLKKFDKNNQTEDDRRGNHINMLYHNYTESEKKQFMDKLNKYLQELLIQRTQLKERLRISRLGQPRKQQRIMSKVKKISKQVNPIMQVPMKTAVSTISTETTMLPCIDNIDNCIPTVSSNLPGGLSYRKILPKPVLGVKIQNLNATLKIKGRKIQPKIEKQSVNESKKSSGLDPSL from the exons ATGCTTGGTGAATTCCTGTTGAGTCAGCTCAGAGCACTGAGGGAGAACAACatcctctgtgaccttgacctaatagCCAATGACCGGACCATCGTGACGATGCATCAAATAGTGTTCACTGCAATGAACAAGCGCCACTTTGAGTTGGCTGTTGATAATGCTTCAACAGGGGTGTTTGATGTGCAGACCAAGAAGCGCATGATACTGTCATGTCTGGACGCTGATGAACTGAGACTCATGGTGGGTTTTATGTATGGACAGAGAATCAGCACCCCACAAAG ATACAAGGTTCTGAAGACAGCCTTAGAAAAAGTAAACATGTCCTATTTACTGGACCCAATTGGAGGTTCTGTTCATGCAAGATTATCCAAACCAACTACAACCGAAGCTATGTATGTTGAACCACAATATGATTTCCTTCCTGCTTCTAATATTCAGTTTCTTGTGATGCGAGAAATGGACAGGGGGAAAATAGATCCCACTTATGACAATGCCAGAACAGTTGAAGATTCGCCAAAAATCATGACAGCATCTGCTAGTAATGAAGGACACAACAAATACAGTGAGCAGCCTTGCATAGGTGAGAATCATAGTGTAGAGAAatcagttaaaaataaaagtggtAGGACCAATGAGTGTCCTGAAGATAATACAATGGGCACTTTGGACAACACAAAATTAGCTAAAAGAACTGAAACTTTTAATAGATGTGCAAGAAATGAAGACCTTAGCTCAAACACTTGTGAGAAACCCAATGTTGACAACACAAAACTCGATGAAGGTACTCAACTTAAGATAAGAAATTCTTCTGAGGAATTTGAACAAGTTGAAGACACTTGTCTGGATGAGTATTGTGACTCTGTTAGTGATGAACAGCTTTCAATCAACATTTCACATGATCATTCAGGTGACAAATTGATATCTGCCAAAATTGCTGGTAATGAACTTAGCAGAAACACTTGCAATAACTCATATGACAATGTGGATTTTGTAGACAATCCGTCTGATGAAGCAAAGTGTCTGACAAGCACTGAAAATGATGTGAGCAAAAACCAGGACCAAACTGGAACTAGCTACCAGCATTTATTACACAAATCCAAACACATGCTTGCTAATAATAATGGACCATCTGTTGTAAACAAAATTGCAGGAACTGAAAATCATGCAAGTGACAATGGTCATAAAACTGATCATTGGTCTCCTATTATTAGAGTGAGTGAACACAAAACTTCAGAAACTGTCCAAGAACAAGTATGTGTGAAAATCGAACCTGAGCATAGCAAAGAATCAAAAGTTGGGGAAGAAAACTTTGGAAATGTTGAAGATCATGAAAAAGATGAAGGAGAAAGCATGAAAAACAAGGATCCATCTGTAGACATCACTTGTGAAAGAGATTGCAATAGTGCATTTACAAGCAACATTACCAGTTCAGCTGTATATGAAAGTCCTTCAGTGACCATTCTTACAATTAAAGAAGAATGCAATTATATATCTAATGAAAGGAACAGTGAAAATCGTGTTAAACATCTGGATGCAAATACTGTTCATTCAGAACCTGAAGTTAGTGTTACAAACAATGCTGTTAATGAATCAAATGCTGAGCCCAATACAAAATGTGCTGTACACAACCGGAAACCTTTGTTTAGGAAGAGGTCGTCACATGAAGCAGAAATTGATGACAGAAGAACAATTGCCATGTACTATAAAGAATGTGAAGATAATGCTGGTATTCTTTGCAAACAGCAAAATAAGGAGGTAATTAATTCAGAGACTTCTGATCGTGTCCCTGTCAGTATTTCAGTGTTATCAAACTCCCAAAGCCCAATGAAAGTATTTCCCAATCAGCCAATCAAGCAAGAAAAAGTGGACATCACACACAGTTCCGATGCTTATGGTGATAAAACAACGGAAGTATTGCCCAAATGTTTAGAAGAATCATTTGCAAACCAAGATTGTTTGCCAAGCACATATTTCGCTTCATCATCATTGGACATTACTGCTAAAAGCACAACAGCTATACCAAACCCGGACATCATTGTTGTGCCTCCATCTATTGTTCGTAAATATATTTCGCCATTCAAAAAATGTAAATCGGATGCTTCATGTGCTAAACGTAGACGTTTTTGTATACGTAATAAAAACACCGACTTGTCATGTATTAGAAACTCAACATCTGTTGTGGCGAACCCCAATGTTGTTTCGCCATCTGTTGTGGCCAATCCCAATTTTGTTTCGCCATCTGTTGTGGCGAATCCCAATGTTATTTCGCCTTGTAGCAGTACAAAAGTTGTAATCAAGAATGTTGATGACTCTTACAGTGTtgtcaaagtaaatgtttatgatgaCCTTAAGAAACAAAACATTACACAGGGAAAATCATGCGAGCTTGTTCTTCAGAGGGTAGGCAACATTACATGCAACATCCCTTTACCAATAAAAGAATCTCAAACAAAAATGCCAGAAAAGTTTGGTTCTGTTGGTTCTTTGGAAACCGTTACTTCAAGCATGCATGTGGACAACAAAATGTCTCCTACAATTGTGTCGACTCAGTACGGAAATCAGTCACCAGTACTTTCTACCTTGTTGTCTACTGGGTTTGAGCAATTTTTACCTGTAGCTGCTGCAGTGTTATCTACAGGAAAGAATCAAGGTTTACCAGTTGTTCGTTCTACATTATCAGGAGGATTTGGAAATAGCTTATCTGGAGTTCCTACAATATTGTCTTCAGGGTTCGGTCACCAGTCACAGTTTGTTCCTACAATGTTGTCGACTggatttaaaaaacaattatctGACGGTCCTACCTTTTCATCAACAGGGTTTGCGCACCAGTTTGTTCCTTCAATATTGCCTGCAGTATCAGGAAATCAGTTACCAGTGGCTCATGCTACCTGTACTGTCTTGTCAACTCTATCTGGGAAGCAGTTACCAGAACTTTCTACTTGCTTGTCTACAGCATCTACATGTAGCAGCCAGTTATCGGTAGTTTCTTCCAGCATGTCTATACAAAATGCGATTCAGAAACCAGTAGTTTCGCCCGTCTTCACATTCAGTACATGCAGTAAACCACTATCAGTACTTTGTCCAATGTTGCCCTCAACTAGATCTGTTAGCATACCCCCATCAGTTTCCACTTTAAAATCAGACATGTCTGGACCTCAGACTACCACTGTCTCAGTGGGCATTTTCACGACAAGTGGTAACTGCCTTACAACTGCCTTGAATTATAACAATACGTCCTGCTCCAAACCACAATCAAGTGCACAGAAATACATTAAACCACATTTAAGTCTTGGCTCTCTGCCATTTCTAAATCCGGCAACCTCTGCACCAGTTCCTGTCCACATAACTCCCATAACAAACAAATTACACAAGAATAAAAGCAAGAAGTTTTCTAGTCCCACGTCAGTCGATATTGTTAGATATCGTGTAGAATTGTTAACCCATTTGATGGGTCAGAGCCAACCTAAGCAGCAACCATCTTTGCTAACAGTCCCTTCTGGAATGAAGCCCAGTGTAACAGGTACATCTACTGACTCCGAGGGGGCTCATTTTATTGGCCAAGGACCCTTTCAAACACTTGTGTGGAAAAACAAAGGCAGAGAGAAAAGCAATTCATGGATGTGTGACAAAATTGAGCCAATTAACTCATTGAGTATTGGTCAACAtagtgatgatgaagatgaacCTTTGATAAATGTGAAGAAGAAATTAAGAGTATTGTCGGGCAGTCATGTCAATTCTATAAAGCCCAGTACCAAATTGGATGGTATGCCATGTGAGGACAGTTCTCCTTCAGAAGAGAATCATATGACATCTCATTTGAGCATCCTGCACGGTCAGACAGGTgtaattgtaaatgtaaacattgcacgGGATGAAACTCAAAAGGGTTCAGAAGGGCTTCAAAACATTCATATGAAGGACAATACAGGTAATGAAGAGGAGAAAAAAGCAGATGAAACAGCCAAAACAAAATCTTCAGAACAGGATATGAAGGTTTTGGCTAAACTAGTTCCTAGCAAACGCACATGCGTTGGAACAAAAAGAAAGCTGAAAGAAGCTAGTGTCACGTCAGAGTGTGATTCAAATTATTCTAGCTCGGATACAGACGAAGACGGTAAGAACAATGTGTCCAATATAGCAATTTCAAAATCAGACTCTAGTGACACTTTTCGTGCAGTAAAAACATCGCATGGAGAAAACAGTATCTGTTTAGACAAAGATATTCCTTCTTTGGCAACAAAAACACCTGTCTTGACAGAAATTCTGAAAAGAAGGTTTTTTCCCAGCGTTTCCACTACAGTGGACAAAATAATGCATAGTGAGACTGAACAAGCTTCACTGTACAGTTCAGTAAAATCAACAAGCACATCTCGCAAAAGGTCTTGCAATTCTGAAACAATGTCtcaaaatatgtatgaaatcaGAGATTCTTTCATCAGTGATGTTATAGAAATTGGAGATGACAGTGACTCTAGCCCCTCTGCAGGTGCCAAAGATACACAAGCTAGGCCAACATATGTTGATAGAAAATGCCTCCAGGAAGAGATTAGGGTAATGAATGTAAGTATTGCGAAGTTAACTATGCAAGGCATTTTAGATAAAAAGGCTAGAGAACTTTTAAAGAAATTTGACAAAAATAATCAAACAGAAGACGACAGAAGAGGCAATCATATAAACATGTTGTATCATAATTACACTGAAAGTGAAAAGAAACAATTCATggacaaattaaacaaatatctCCAAGAATTGCTTATTCAGAGGACCCAGCTGAAAGAAAGGCTTAGAATCAGCCGCTTGGGGCAACCTAGGAAACAACAAAGAATaatgtcaaaagttaaaaaaatatctaaACAAGTGAATCCAATAATGCAGGTACCAATGAAAACAGCTGTTTCTACAATTTCAACAGAGACCACTATGTTACCATGCATAGATAACATAGATAACTGTATTCCCACTGTCAGCAGCAACCTTCCCGGGGGACTATCCTATAGAAAAATACTGCCAAAACCGGTCCTGGGAGTAAAAATCCAGAATCTTAATGCTACTTTGAAGATAAAAGGAAGGAAAATTCAGCCAAAAATTGAGAAACAGAGTGTTAATGAAAGTAAGAAATCCTCAGGTCTAGACCCCAGTTTGTAA
- the LOC127873786 gene encoding D-aminoacyl-tRNA deacylase-like produces MKAIIQRVTEATVTVDGNLVSSIGKGLCVLVGIGRKDAAKDADWLVKKIINLRLFDGDDGKRWDKSVKDKNYEVLCVSQFTLHTILKGNKPDFHNSMGPDEAPIFYDNFIQLMKQNYSEDKIKNGVFGAMMQVHIQNDGPVTIPLESPENLPEPKVRKYQDCKITSRNQSSSSLASNQSCSSLNSEPAFKSDTAVETQDSAKDS; encoded by the exons ATGAAGGCAATTATTCAAAGAGTCACTGAGGCAACTGTAACAG TGGATGGCAATCTAGTGAGCAGCATTGGGAAAGGCCTATGTGTACTGGTTGGCATTGGACGGAAGGATGCAGCAAAAGATGCTGATTGGCT CgtgaagaaaataattaatttgaggcTTTTTGATGGCGATGATGGGAAACGTTGGGATAAAAGTGTCAAAGATAAGAACTATGAAGTGCTTTGTGTCAGTCAG TTTACATTGCACACAATTCTGAAGGGAAACAAGCCTGATTTCCACAATTCCATGGGGCCTGATGAAGCACCCATATTCTATGACAATTTTATTCAGCTGATGAAACAGAACTACTCAGAAGATAAAATTAAAA ATGGAGTGTTTGGAGCCATGATGCAGGTGCACATACAGAATGATGGGCCGGTCACCATACCACTCGAATCTCCAGAAAACTTGCCG GAGCCAAAAGTTCGGAAGTACCAGGATTGCAAAATTACTTCTAGAAACCAGTCAAGTTCTAGTCTTGCCTCAAACCAGTCTTGCTCCAGCCTCAACTCTGAACCAGCCTTCAAAAGTGATACAGCAGTCGAAACACAAGATTCCGCAAAAGAcagttga